A genomic window from Lotus japonicus ecotype B-129 chromosome 1, LjGifu_v1.2 includes:
- the LOC130710159 gene encoding RING-H2 finger protein ATL74-like, which yields MALHHGLHRRLLLHHPNSTGPGSRNWSRESLTGSSDFDTIMVFILAGLVFAFGLIFSLVLRSIVRCAQRCSRSFAFETPDEAVPRLGSKELKKSAFHQIPKVVYGSGSTSSAATDCSICLGEFMDGVKVRVLPKCNHVFHVKCIDVWLLSHSSCPNCREVIA from the coding sequence ATGGCTCTTCATCATGGTCTACACCGTCGCCTGTTGCTTCACCATCCAAACTCAACTGGTCCAGGTAGCAGGAATTGGTCCAGGGAATCTCTCACTGGTAGCTCAGATTTTGACACCATCATGGTGTTTATCTTGGCAGGTTTGGTTTTTGCCTTTGGACTTATATTTTCTCTGGTACTCCGCTCCATTGTGCGTTGCGCTCAAAGATGTAGCCGCAGTTTTGCTTTTGAAACCCCAGATGAGGCAGTACCTCGTTTAGGCTCAAAAGAATTAAAAAAGAGTGCATTTCATCAGATCCCTAAAGTTGTTTATGGTTCAGGTAGTACAAGTAGTGCAGCCACAGACTGTTCAATTTGCCTTGGGGAATTTATGGATGGAGTGAAAGTTAGAGTGCTACCAAAATGTAACCATGTGTTCCATGTAAAGTGCATAGATGTATGGCTGCTCTCACACTCTTCTTGTCCTAACTGCAGAGAAGTCATTGCTTGA